The following proteins come from a genomic window of Camelus dromedarius isolate mCamDro1 chromosome 29, mCamDro1.pat, whole genome shotgun sequence:
- the ALPK3 gene encoding alpha-protein kinase 3 isoform X1 has product MGSRRAPSRGWGSGGRSGAGDDGEDDGPVWIPSPASRSYLLSVRPETSLSSNRLSHPSSGRSTFCSIIAQLTEETQPLFETTLKSRAVSEDSDVRFTCIVTGYPEPEVTWYKDDTELDRYCGLPKYEITHQGNRHTLQLYRCREEDAAIYQASARNAKGIVSCSGVLEVGTMTEYKIHQRWFAKLKRKAAAKLREIEQSWKHGKEVVGEADTLRKLSPDRFQRKRRLSGAKVPAPSAPTREAEDGTRMVWQEGETEPDRHAGLGLINSFASGEVTTNGEAAPENGEDGEHGLLTYICEAMELGPQRVPRKESGAKKKKKDEEPKQGLQKPELEKAARSHRFSENYVPSSDKPDSRGTQGPMGTEKVQTRPRGRAARGPGSSEVDGTRKPASAAGTQDQAQNVPAAAPVPGPDQEVYFSLKDMYLESTWAVRPQGREESQTPSGRAPGEMPSGKAPSKAGGERGPAAPGQPMSSAPQQTKLFNRKRFAPPKPKGEPTTSSKPDSSLSQDPEPGAQDQGKATPQASAQVPTPPARRRHSTRDSPLQGRAAHRTPGKVQESQATMAPAVSSSNSSDTVPAGCSTSRSQGIIEPMDTESQEDRRTSADQKTGGKKITEVDRKMQVHGRTQGDRTQTTQRTQADRKMQVDVVTQESERAESDRNSQKDVVAQERVGTQTDGRTQADRKTQADEMTQEHRRVQEDKRTQSAGSTPTAVKGQSEKESPTNLSPRSRALEHPPSEDPGSPQTIECFEQTPEELSIPDKPGFLLRSDKAARTAPENHEKAVLGPLAGGLPLRAQLPPEGSLEQMGEERCGGPKWSGPEKDKPEEGLFQGPKEEQREEVLSVDWGGCPPAGLSPQVPPPPSVPRTSLTDHSQQGLPGTPTSPQVSATAFLPSGNQALPSSAPGLHLGPGTPTQSHPPETMAANTEGACAKVPDVEGRTSGPRTCDPGLIDSLKNYLLLLLKLSSSEMSGGGTESQGEAAIGGLVPSPTLIPTVEVAGLSPQTSRRILERVENNHLVQSAQTLLLSPCTSRRLTGLLDREVQAGRQALAAARRSGPSPLSVPAIVVGEEEGPGLASERSSEGEGEVSLERPGLLGTSQESSMGGPLREVGGQAAPGQGVLSAESRAQEAFQEKEAPGEALTGLPAATPEELALGARRKRFLPKVRAAGDGEATKPEERESPSVSPRGHRKGLAPGSPGTPGREKRSPTQGRKAGMLEVPRAEEDPAAGDLSSSPNKASSPDAELAQDEGKQDTLAKPRKAKDLLKAPQVIRKIRVEQFPDTSGSLKLWCQFFNILSDSVLTWAKDQRPVGEVSRSAGDEGPAALAIVQASPVDCGVYRCTIHNEHGSASTDFCLSPEVLSGFISREEGQVGEEIEMTPMVFAKGLADSGCWGDKLFGRLVSEELREGGHGYGLRKASQAKVIYGLEPIFESGRTCIIKVSSLLVFGSSSETSLLGRNYDVTIQGCKIQNMSREYCKIFAAEARAAPGFGEVPEIIPLYLIYRPANNIPYATLEEDLGKPLESFCSREWGCAVAPAAPSSSEAMQKCQTFQHWLYLWTNGSFLVTDLAGVDWKMTDVQIATKLRGYQGLKESCFPALLDQFASSHQCNTFCEMLGLKPLKGPEAAHPQAKAKGSKSPSAGRKGPQLSPQPQKKGPPSPQGTRKSAPSSKATPQASEAVTTQLLGQPPIQEGGSKAQGMR; this is encoded by the exons GATACCCAGAGCCAGAGGTGACCTGGTACAAGGATGATACAGAGCTGGACCGCTACTGTGGCTTGCCAAAATATGAGATCACTCATCAGGGCAACCGCCACACACTGCAGCTCtacag GTGTCGAGAAGAAGATGCTGCCATCTACCAGGCCTCTGCCCGGAATGCCAAAGGCATTGTGTCCTGCTCAGGGGTCTTGGAGGTGGGCACCATGACTGAGTACAAGATCCACCAGCGCTGGTTTGCCAAGCTGAAGCGCAAGGCTGCAGCAAAGCTGCGGGAGATTGAGCAGAGCTGGAAGCACGggaaggaggtggtgggagaggcCGACACCCTGCGCAAGCTCAGCCCTGACCGCTTCCAGCGAAAGCGGCGGCTGAGTGGGGCCAAGGTGCCAGCCCCCTCAGCCCCAACCCGGGAGGCCGAGGATGGGACTCGCATGGTTTGGCAGGAAGGAGAGACTGAGCCTGATCGACACGCAGGTTTGGGCCTGATCAACAGTTTTGCTTCAGGAGAGGTGACCACCAATGGGGAGGCTGCCCCTGAGAATGGGGAGGATGGGGAGCATGGCCTGTTAACATACATCTGTGAGGCCATggagctggggcctcagagagTCCCCAGAAAGGAGTCTGGggccaagaagaaaaagaaagatgaagaaccTAAGCAAGGTCTACAGAAGCCAGAGTTAGAGAAGGCAGCTCGAAGCCACCGTTTCTCTGAAAATTATGTCCCCAGTTCAGACAAGCCTGACTCCCGTGGGACACAGGGGCCCATGGGTACGGAGAAGGTTCAGACCCGGCCCAGAGGCAGGGCCGCACGAGGGCCTGGGTCCTCTGAAGTGGATGGCACCAGGAAGCCTGCTTCTGCTGCAGGCACTCAAGACCAGGCCCAGAATGTCCCTGCCGCAGCCCCTGTCCCAGGCCCAGACCAGGAAGTGTATTTCTCCCTGAAGGACATGTATCTAGAGAGCACCTGGGCAGTCAGGcctcaggggagggaggagtccCAGACCCCCAGCGGCAGGGCCCCTGGAGAGATGCCCTCAGGGAAGGCACCCAGCAAGGCTGGAGGTGAGAGGGGGCCTGCAGCCCCTGGCCAGCCCATGTCCTCAGCCCCTCAGCAGACTAAGCTGTTCAACAGGAAGAGATTTGCCCCTCCGAAGCCCAAAGGGGAGCCCACCACCAGCAGCAAGCCAGATTCTTCCCTGAGTCAAGATCCAGAACCTGGGGCCCAGGACCAAGGGAAGGCCACGCCTCAGGCCTCTGCCCAAGTGCCCACACCCCCCGCCCGGCGGAGACACAGCACCCGGGATAGCCCACTGCAGGGGCGAGCAGCCCACAGGACTCCAGGAAAG GTCCAGGAGTCCCAGGCAACCATGGCTCCTGCCGTATCATCCAGCAACAGCTCTGATACAGTCCCTGCTGGGTGCAGCACCTCCAGAAGTCAGGGCATCATTGAGCCCATGGATACAGAATCCCAGGAGGATAGGAGAACATCTGCTGATCAGAAAACTGGAGGCAAGAAGATTACAGAGGTGGATAGGAAGATGCAGGTGcatgggaggacacagggagacagAACACAAACAACCCAGAGGACACAGGCAGATAGGAAGATGCAGGTGGATGTTGTGACACAAGAAAGTGAGAGGGCAGAGTCAGACAGGAATTCCCAGAAGGATGTGGTGGCACAAGAAAGGGTGGGGACACAGACAGATGggaggacacaggcagacaggAAGACACAGGCAGATGAGATGACGCAGGAACACAGACGAGTGCAGGAAGACAAGAGGACACAGTCAGCGGGGAGCACTCCCACAGCCGTGAAAGGTCAGTCAGAGAAGGAATCGCCGACCAATCTCAGCCCGCGGTCCAGAGCCCTGGAACACCCACCTTCAGAGGATCCTGGGTCTCCTCAGACTATTGAATGTTTTGAACAGACCCCAGAAGAATTATCTATCCCAGACAAACCTGGTTTTCTGCTCAGATCTGACAAGGCAGCAAGAACAGCCCCGGAGAACCATGAGAAAGCTGTGCTGGGTCCCCTGGCAGGGGGCCTCCCACTCCGGGCACAGCTGCCTCCTGAGGGTAGTTTGGAGCAGATGGGAGAAGAGAGATGTGGAGGGCCGAAGTGGTCAGGTCCAGAGAAGGACAAGCCAGAAGAGGGCCTGTTCCAGGGCCCCAAGGAGGAGCAACGGGAAGAAGTGCTGTCTGTGGACTGGGGTGGCTGTCCTCCAGCTGGCCTGAGCCCGCAggtgccccctccaccctccgtTCCCAGGACTAGCCTGACTGATCATTCACAGCAGGGGCTGCCTGGCACCCCAACTTCTCCCCAAGTGAGTGCAACTgccttcctgccctcagggaaccaGGCCTTGCCGAGTTCTGCCCCTGGACTGCACCTGGGGCCAGGGACCCCCACCCAGAGTCACCCACCAGAAACCATGGCAGCAAACACTGAGGGGGCCTGTGCCAAGGTGCCAGATGTGGAAGGGAGGACTTCAGGTCCCAGGACCTGTGACCCTGGCCTCATAGATTCCCTGAAGAACTACTTGCTCCTGCTGCTAAAGCTATCCAGCTCAGAGATGAGTGGAGGGGGCACAGAGTCCCAGGGGGAAGCTGCCATTGGGGGTCTGGTGCCCTCGCCTACACTGATCCCTACTGTGGAAGTGGCCGGTCTGAGTCCACAGACATCGAGGCGCATCCTGGAGCGTGTGGAGAACAACCATCTGGTGCAGAGTGCGCAGACCCTGCTCCTGAGCCCCTGTACTTCCCGCCGCCTCACCGGCCTCCTGGACCGCGAGGTGCAGGCCGGCCGTCAGGCCCTGGCTGCTGCCCGGCGCTCTGGCCCCAGCCCCCTCTCCGTCCCTGCCATTGTGGTAGGTGAAGAGGAAGGCCCTGGGCTGGCCTCAGAAAGATCCagtgagggtgagggagaggtTTCCCTTGAGAGGCCTGGCCTCCTGGGGACCTCCCAGGAGAGTAGCATGGGTGGGCCACTgagggaggtgggtgggcaggCAGCCCCTGGGCAGGGAGTGCTgtcagcagagagcagagccCAGGAGGCCTTCCAAGAGAAGGAGGCCCCAGGGGAAGCTCTGACAGGTCTCCCCGCAGCTACACCTGAGGAACTGGCTTTGGGGGCCCGGAGGAAGAGATTCCTCCCTAAGGTCAGAGCAGCAGGAGACGGGGAGGCAACTAAGCCTGAAGAAAGGGAAAGCCCCTCGGTTTCCCCCCGGGGGCACAGGAAGGGCCTTGCACCTGGGTCCCCAGGGACTCCAGGGCGGGAGAAACGCTCCCCTACTCAGGGCAGAAAGGCAGGCATGCTGGAGGTGCCGCGGGCAGAGGAGGACCCAGCAGCAGGAGACCTAAGCTCCAGCCCCAACAAGGCCAGCAGTCCAGATGCAGAGCTGGCCCAGGATGAAGGCAAGCAAGATACTCTGGCCAAGCCGAGGAAAGCCAAAGACCTGCTGAAAG ccccacaggTGATCCGGAAGATTCGGGTAGAGCAGTTTCCTGATACCTCGGGCAGCCTGAAGCTCTGGTGCCAGTTTTTCAACATTCTTAGTGACTCAGTCTTGACCTGGGCCAAGGATCAGCGCCCAGTGGGCGAGGTGAGCAGGAG TGCAGGGGATGAGGGGCCAGCGGCCTTGGCCATCGTGCAGGCGTCCCCTGTAGACTGTGGCGTGTATCGATGCACCATCCACAATGAGCACGGCTCGGCCTCCACTGACTTCTGCCTCAGCCCCGAGG TGCTGTCAGGATTCATCTCCAGAGAAGAAGGTCAAG TTGGAGAAGAGATTGAGATGACCCCCATGGTGTTTGCTAAGGGTCTGGCTGACTCTGGCTGCTGGGGGGACAAGCTCTTTGGGCGCCTGGTGAGTGAGGAGCTGCGAGAGGGTGGACATGGGTATGGCCTTCGGAAGGCCTCCCAGGCCAAGGTCATCTACGGGCTGGAACCTATCTTCGAGTCAGGCCGCACCTGCATCATCAAGGTGTCCAGCCTGCTCGTGTTTGGGTCCAGCAGTGAGACTTCTCTCCTCGGCAGAAACTATGACGTCACCATCCAG GGGTGCAAGATCCAGAACATGAGTCGGGAGTACTGCAAAATCTTTGCAGCTGAAGCCCGGGCGGCGCCTGGCTTTGGGGAGGTGCCTGA GATCATCCCACTGTATCTGATCTACCGGCCTGCGAACAATATCCCATATGCTACTCTGGAGGAGGACCTGGGGAAGCCTCTGGAGTCTTTCTGCTCCCGGGAATGGGGCTGTGCTGTGGCTCCAGCAGCACCTAGCAGCTCTGAGGCCATGCAGAAATGTCAGACCTTCCAGCACTGGCTGTATCTGTGGACAAACGGCAGCTTCCTTGTCACAGATCTGGCAG GGGTTGACTGGAAGATGACTGATGTGCAGATTGCTACCAAACTGCGAGG ATACCAAGGCCTCAAGGAGAGCTGTTTCCCTGCCCTGCTGGACCAGTTTGCCTCCTCCCACCAGTGCAACACCTTCTGTGAAATGCTGGGACTAAAACCCCTCAAGGGCCCTGAGGCTGCCCACCCTCAAGCCAAGGCCAAAGGCTCCAAGAGTCCATCTGCTGGAAGAAAGGGACCCCAACTGAGTCCTCAGCCCCAGAAGAAAGGCCCCCCCAGTCCCCAGGGCACCCGGAAGAGTGCCCCAAGCTCCAAGGCCACCCCTCAGGCCTCAGAGGCAGTCACCACCCAGTTACTGGGACAGCCTCCCATCCAAGAGGGTGGCTCTAAGGCCCAGGGCATGCGGTAG
- the ALPK3 gene encoding alpha-protein kinase 3 isoform X2, giving the protein MGSRRAPSRGWGSGGRSGAGDDGEDDGPVWIPSPASRSYLLSVRPETRSTFCSIIAQLTEETQPLFETTLKSRAVSEDSDVRFTCIVTGYPEPEVTWYKDDTELDRYCGLPKYEITHQGNRHTLQLYRCREEDAAIYQASARNAKGIVSCSGVLEVGTMTEYKIHQRWFAKLKRKAAAKLREIEQSWKHGKEVVGEADTLRKLSPDRFQRKRRLSGAKVPAPSAPTREAEDGTRMVWQEGETEPDRHAGLGLINSFASGEVTTNGEAAPENGEDGEHGLLTYICEAMELGPQRVPRKESGAKKKKKDEEPKQGLQKPELEKAARSHRFSENYVPSSDKPDSRGTQGPMGTEKVQTRPRGRAARGPGSSEVDGTRKPASAAGTQDQAQNVPAAAPVPGPDQEVYFSLKDMYLESTWAVRPQGREESQTPSGRAPGEMPSGKAPSKAGGERGPAAPGQPMSSAPQQTKLFNRKRFAPPKPKGEPTTSSKPDSSLSQDPEPGAQDQGKATPQASAQVPTPPARRRHSTRDSPLQGRAAHRTPGKVQESQATMAPAVSSSNSSDTVPAGCSTSRSQGIIEPMDTESQEDRRTSADQKTGGKKITEVDRKMQVHGRTQGDRTQTTQRTQADRKMQVDVVTQESERAESDRNSQKDVVAQERVGTQTDGRTQADRKTQADEMTQEHRRVQEDKRTQSAGSTPTAVKGQSEKESPTNLSPRSRALEHPPSEDPGSPQTIECFEQTPEELSIPDKPGFLLRSDKAARTAPENHEKAVLGPLAGGLPLRAQLPPEGSLEQMGEERCGGPKWSGPEKDKPEEGLFQGPKEEQREEVLSVDWGGCPPAGLSPQVPPPPSVPRTSLTDHSQQGLPGTPTSPQVSATAFLPSGNQALPSSAPGLHLGPGTPTQSHPPETMAANTEGACAKVPDVEGRTSGPRTCDPGLIDSLKNYLLLLLKLSSSEMSGGGTESQGEAAIGGLVPSPTLIPTVEVAGLSPQTSRRILERVENNHLVQSAQTLLLSPCTSRRLTGLLDREVQAGRQALAAARRSGPSPLSVPAIVVGEEEGPGLASERSSEGEGEVSLERPGLLGTSQESSMGGPLREVGGQAAPGQGVLSAESRAQEAFQEKEAPGEALTGLPAATPEELALGARRKRFLPKVRAAGDGEATKPEERESPSVSPRGHRKGLAPGSPGTPGREKRSPTQGRKAGMLEVPRAEEDPAAGDLSSSPNKASSPDAELAQDEGKQDTLAKPRKAKDLLKAPQVIRKIRVEQFPDTSGSLKLWCQFFNILSDSVLTWAKDQRPVGEVSRSAGDEGPAALAIVQASPVDCGVYRCTIHNEHGSASTDFCLSPEVLSGFISREEGQVGEEIEMTPMVFAKGLADSGCWGDKLFGRLVSEELREGGHGYGLRKASQAKVIYGLEPIFESGRTCIIKVSSLLVFGSSSETSLLGRNYDVTIQGCKIQNMSREYCKIFAAEARAAPGFGEVPEIIPLYLIYRPANNIPYATLEEDLGKPLESFCSREWGCAVAPAAPSSSEAMQKCQTFQHWLYLWTNGSFLVTDLAGVDWKMTDVQIATKLRGYQGLKESCFPALLDQFASSHQCNTFCEMLGLKPLKGPEAAHPQAKAKGSKSPSAGRKGPQLSPQPQKKGPPSPQGTRKSAPSSKATPQASEAVTTQLLGQPPIQEGGSKAQGMR; this is encoded by the exons GATACCCAGAGCCAGAGGTGACCTGGTACAAGGATGATACAGAGCTGGACCGCTACTGTGGCTTGCCAAAATATGAGATCACTCATCAGGGCAACCGCCACACACTGCAGCTCtacag GTGTCGAGAAGAAGATGCTGCCATCTACCAGGCCTCTGCCCGGAATGCCAAAGGCATTGTGTCCTGCTCAGGGGTCTTGGAGGTGGGCACCATGACTGAGTACAAGATCCACCAGCGCTGGTTTGCCAAGCTGAAGCGCAAGGCTGCAGCAAAGCTGCGGGAGATTGAGCAGAGCTGGAAGCACGggaaggaggtggtgggagaggcCGACACCCTGCGCAAGCTCAGCCCTGACCGCTTCCAGCGAAAGCGGCGGCTGAGTGGGGCCAAGGTGCCAGCCCCCTCAGCCCCAACCCGGGAGGCCGAGGATGGGACTCGCATGGTTTGGCAGGAAGGAGAGACTGAGCCTGATCGACACGCAGGTTTGGGCCTGATCAACAGTTTTGCTTCAGGAGAGGTGACCACCAATGGGGAGGCTGCCCCTGAGAATGGGGAGGATGGGGAGCATGGCCTGTTAACATACATCTGTGAGGCCATggagctggggcctcagagagTCCCCAGAAAGGAGTCTGGggccaagaagaaaaagaaagatgaagaaccTAAGCAAGGTCTACAGAAGCCAGAGTTAGAGAAGGCAGCTCGAAGCCACCGTTTCTCTGAAAATTATGTCCCCAGTTCAGACAAGCCTGACTCCCGTGGGACACAGGGGCCCATGGGTACGGAGAAGGTTCAGACCCGGCCCAGAGGCAGGGCCGCACGAGGGCCTGGGTCCTCTGAAGTGGATGGCACCAGGAAGCCTGCTTCTGCTGCAGGCACTCAAGACCAGGCCCAGAATGTCCCTGCCGCAGCCCCTGTCCCAGGCCCAGACCAGGAAGTGTATTTCTCCCTGAAGGACATGTATCTAGAGAGCACCTGGGCAGTCAGGcctcaggggagggaggagtccCAGACCCCCAGCGGCAGGGCCCCTGGAGAGATGCCCTCAGGGAAGGCACCCAGCAAGGCTGGAGGTGAGAGGGGGCCTGCAGCCCCTGGCCAGCCCATGTCCTCAGCCCCTCAGCAGACTAAGCTGTTCAACAGGAAGAGATTTGCCCCTCCGAAGCCCAAAGGGGAGCCCACCACCAGCAGCAAGCCAGATTCTTCCCTGAGTCAAGATCCAGAACCTGGGGCCCAGGACCAAGGGAAGGCCACGCCTCAGGCCTCTGCCCAAGTGCCCACACCCCCCGCCCGGCGGAGACACAGCACCCGGGATAGCCCACTGCAGGGGCGAGCAGCCCACAGGACTCCAGGAAAG GTCCAGGAGTCCCAGGCAACCATGGCTCCTGCCGTATCATCCAGCAACAGCTCTGATACAGTCCCTGCTGGGTGCAGCACCTCCAGAAGTCAGGGCATCATTGAGCCCATGGATACAGAATCCCAGGAGGATAGGAGAACATCTGCTGATCAGAAAACTGGAGGCAAGAAGATTACAGAGGTGGATAGGAAGATGCAGGTGcatgggaggacacagggagacagAACACAAACAACCCAGAGGACACAGGCAGATAGGAAGATGCAGGTGGATGTTGTGACACAAGAAAGTGAGAGGGCAGAGTCAGACAGGAATTCCCAGAAGGATGTGGTGGCACAAGAAAGGGTGGGGACACAGACAGATGggaggacacaggcagacaggAAGACACAGGCAGATGAGATGACGCAGGAACACAGACGAGTGCAGGAAGACAAGAGGACACAGTCAGCGGGGAGCACTCCCACAGCCGTGAAAGGTCAGTCAGAGAAGGAATCGCCGACCAATCTCAGCCCGCGGTCCAGAGCCCTGGAACACCCACCTTCAGAGGATCCTGGGTCTCCTCAGACTATTGAATGTTTTGAACAGACCCCAGAAGAATTATCTATCCCAGACAAACCTGGTTTTCTGCTCAGATCTGACAAGGCAGCAAGAACAGCCCCGGAGAACCATGAGAAAGCTGTGCTGGGTCCCCTGGCAGGGGGCCTCCCACTCCGGGCACAGCTGCCTCCTGAGGGTAGTTTGGAGCAGATGGGAGAAGAGAGATGTGGAGGGCCGAAGTGGTCAGGTCCAGAGAAGGACAAGCCAGAAGAGGGCCTGTTCCAGGGCCCCAAGGAGGAGCAACGGGAAGAAGTGCTGTCTGTGGACTGGGGTGGCTGTCCTCCAGCTGGCCTGAGCCCGCAggtgccccctccaccctccgtTCCCAGGACTAGCCTGACTGATCATTCACAGCAGGGGCTGCCTGGCACCCCAACTTCTCCCCAAGTGAGTGCAACTgccttcctgccctcagggaaccaGGCCTTGCCGAGTTCTGCCCCTGGACTGCACCTGGGGCCAGGGACCCCCACCCAGAGTCACCCACCAGAAACCATGGCAGCAAACACTGAGGGGGCCTGTGCCAAGGTGCCAGATGTGGAAGGGAGGACTTCAGGTCCCAGGACCTGTGACCCTGGCCTCATAGATTCCCTGAAGAACTACTTGCTCCTGCTGCTAAAGCTATCCAGCTCAGAGATGAGTGGAGGGGGCACAGAGTCCCAGGGGGAAGCTGCCATTGGGGGTCTGGTGCCCTCGCCTACACTGATCCCTACTGTGGAAGTGGCCGGTCTGAGTCCACAGACATCGAGGCGCATCCTGGAGCGTGTGGAGAACAACCATCTGGTGCAGAGTGCGCAGACCCTGCTCCTGAGCCCCTGTACTTCCCGCCGCCTCACCGGCCTCCTGGACCGCGAGGTGCAGGCCGGCCGTCAGGCCCTGGCTGCTGCCCGGCGCTCTGGCCCCAGCCCCCTCTCCGTCCCTGCCATTGTGGTAGGTGAAGAGGAAGGCCCTGGGCTGGCCTCAGAAAGATCCagtgagggtgagggagaggtTTCCCTTGAGAGGCCTGGCCTCCTGGGGACCTCCCAGGAGAGTAGCATGGGTGGGCCACTgagggaggtgggtgggcaggCAGCCCCTGGGCAGGGAGTGCTgtcagcagagagcagagccCAGGAGGCCTTCCAAGAGAAGGAGGCCCCAGGGGAAGCTCTGACAGGTCTCCCCGCAGCTACACCTGAGGAACTGGCTTTGGGGGCCCGGAGGAAGAGATTCCTCCCTAAGGTCAGAGCAGCAGGAGACGGGGAGGCAACTAAGCCTGAAGAAAGGGAAAGCCCCTCGGTTTCCCCCCGGGGGCACAGGAAGGGCCTTGCACCTGGGTCCCCAGGGACTCCAGGGCGGGAGAAACGCTCCCCTACTCAGGGCAGAAAGGCAGGCATGCTGGAGGTGCCGCGGGCAGAGGAGGACCCAGCAGCAGGAGACCTAAGCTCCAGCCCCAACAAGGCCAGCAGTCCAGATGCAGAGCTGGCCCAGGATGAAGGCAAGCAAGATACTCTGGCCAAGCCGAGGAAAGCCAAAGACCTGCTGAAAG ccccacaggTGATCCGGAAGATTCGGGTAGAGCAGTTTCCTGATACCTCGGGCAGCCTGAAGCTCTGGTGCCAGTTTTTCAACATTCTTAGTGACTCAGTCTTGACCTGGGCCAAGGATCAGCGCCCAGTGGGCGAGGTGAGCAGGAG TGCAGGGGATGAGGGGCCAGCGGCCTTGGCCATCGTGCAGGCGTCCCCTGTAGACTGTGGCGTGTATCGATGCACCATCCACAATGAGCACGGCTCGGCCTCCACTGACTTCTGCCTCAGCCCCGAGG TGCTGTCAGGATTCATCTCCAGAGAAGAAGGTCAAG TTGGAGAAGAGATTGAGATGACCCCCATGGTGTTTGCTAAGGGTCTGGCTGACTCTGGCTGCTGGGGGGACAAGCTCTTTGGGCGCCTGGTGAGTGAGGAGCTGCGAGAGGGTGGACATGGGTATGGCCTTCGGAAGGCCTCCCAGGCCAAGGTCATCTACGGGCTGGAACCTATCTTCGAGTCAGGCCGCACCTGCATCATCAAGGTGTCCAGCCTGCTCGTGTTTGGGTCCAGCAGTGAGACTTCTCTCCTCGGCAGAAACTATGACGTCACCATCCAG GGGTGCAAGATCCAGAACATGAGTCGGGAGTACTGCAAAATCTTTGCAGCTGAAGCCCGGGCGGCGCCTGGCTTTGGGGAGGTGCCTGA GATCATCCCACTGTATCTGATCTACCGGCCTGCGAACAATATCCCATATGCTACTCTGGAGGAGGACCTGGGGAAGCCTCTGGAGTCTTTCTGCTCCCGGGAATGGGGCTGTGCTGTGGCTCCAGCAGCACCTAGCAGCTCTGAGGCCATGCAGAAATGTCAGACCTTCCAGCACTGGCTGTATCTGTGGACAAACGGCAGCTTCCTTGTCACAGATCTGGCAG GGGTTGACTGGAAGATGACTGATGTGCAGATTGCTACCAAACTGCGAGG ATACCAAGGCCTCAAGGAGAGCTGTTTCCCTGCCCTGCTGGACCAGTTTGCCTCCTCCCACCAGTGCAACACCTTCTGTGAAATGCTGGGACTAAAACCCCTCAAGGGCCCTGAGGCTGCCCACCCTCAAGCCAAGGCCAAAGGCTCCAAGAGTCCATCTGCTGGAAGAAAGGGACCCCAACTGAGTCCTCAGCCCCAGAAGAAAGGCCCCCCCAGTCCCCAGGGCACCCGGAAGAGTGCCCCAAGCTCCAAGGCCACCCCTCAGGCCTCAGAGGCAGTCACCACCCAGTTACTGGGACAGCCTCCCATCCAAGAGGGTGGCTCTAAGGCCCAGGGCATGCGGTAG